In Catenulispora sp. MAP5-51, the genomic stretch CTGCTGGCGGGCACCATCGCGGCGCTGGCCTCCGTGGTCCCGTTCAGCATCGCCCGGGCGGACAAGGTGGTGCCGCACATCGGGCCCGCCATCTACCTGGGAGTCGTGGCCGCGGTCGTGGTCCTGACGTTCGCGGCGAACGGGGGCGCCACCCGCAAGGCACTGCGGGAACCGGCGCTCGACGCCATGGCGGCGGGGCGCTGAGCCGGTTCGCGGCGATCAGCTTCGGGCCTGGCGTTGCGTTTTTCGCACGTGCGGGGAAAGCCCGGAGCACGGTGTCGGCCTTGGGTCGGCACGGTGCTCCGGGCTTGGTGCTTTCGGGCTTGGTGCTTCCGGGCTTGGTGCTTTCGGGCTTGATGGTCTTCCGGGCTTGGTGTTTCAGAGATCTCGCTCGGCGGCGGCCAGCGCGGTCAGCGCACCCCGGTCCACCTTCCGGTTGGGCGACAGCGGGAACTGCTCGATCCGCGTGAACCGGCGCGGGATCGCACCGATCGGCAGCTGCTCGCGCAAGCCCCGGACCAGATCGACCGCCGAATGCGGCTCGCCGGTGTAGTAGGCCACGAGCACGATGCCGCTGTCGGTCGGTGCGCCGACCACCACCGCGTCCTGGACGCCGCAGGCGCGCAGGGCGTGCTCGACCTCGGCCGGTTCGATGCGCCAGCCCTGGACCTGGATCTGGGAGTCCAGGCGGCCCAAGTACGCCAGGTCCGTGCCGTCGTGCCCGATGCGGCGCGCGCGGTCCCCGGTGCGGTAGTAAAGCAGCCCATTGCGTTCCAGGAAGCGGCCGGGCGCATCAGCAGGGTCCAGATACCCGCTGGTCATCTGCGGCCCGGCGATACAGAGCTCTCCCTCCTCGGCGGCCGGATTGCCGTCGGCGTCGAGCAACAGGACATCGTGCCCGGCATGCACCGCGCCGATCGGCACCACGCCGTTGACCGCGATGCCGGGCGTCTGCTCGTCCGACCACCGGTACGCCGAGACGGTCACCGTCAGCTCGGTCGGGCCGTACAGGTTCTCCACCGTCGCCGCCGGCGCGGCCCGTCGCCAGTCCTCCACATCCCGGCAGGTCAGCGCCTCCCCCGCGAAGAAGCTCCAGCGCAGGCCGGGCATGGCGCCGGGGACCAGGCCGCCGGTGCGGCGCACCAGGTCGATGGCGCTCGGGGTGGAGAACCAGACCGTCACGCCGCGCTCGGCCAGAAACTCCGGCAGCGCCCGGAAGGACTGCGGTGGCACGGTCGTGAACTCCGCGCCGGCGCCCCAGGCGCAGAAGAGGTCGAACACCGAGCAGTCGAAGTTCAGGTCGAAGACCTGGGAGAACACGTCGGTCGGGGCGAAGTCGTAGCGTGCGTCCAGCAGTGAGAAGTAGTGCGCGAAGCCCCGGTGCGTCAGCCGGACTCCCTTGGGCCGGCCGGTCGATCCGGAGGTGAACAGGACGTAAGCCACGTCCTCGGCGGTCACCTCCCGCGGCTCGGACAGCGCCGCCGCCGGGTCCGCCTTCAGCGTGGCGAACGGCAGGCCGTCGACCGGCGTCGCCGCCTCGTCCGGCCCGACCACCAGCGCCGCGCGCCCCTGACCGCCGCAGACCTGCTCCAGCACCGGCAGCGCGCCCGCGTCGGCGATGACCACGTCCGCCTCCGCCGCCTCGGCCATCTGGGCCAGCCTGGCGGCCGGGAAGTCCGGGCGCAGGGGCACCACCGTGGCACCGGCATAGAGCGCGGCGAGGATCCCGGTGTAGGCCTCGGGACCCTTGGTCGCCAGCACGCCCACCGCCTTCGCCTCGGCGGCCGCCAGCGCGCCGGCCCAAATCAGGGCTCGCTCATGCAGCTGCCGGTAGGTCCAGGCCTCCTCGCCGTGGCGCAGCGCCGTGCGGTCCGGGGCGACGGCCAGACCGCGCTGAAAGCGAGCCGGAAGGGTTTGCTCTGTCGGGAATTCCATGTCCGCCTCCAAGGGCCGGGAATAGGGGTTCGCTTTCATCGACCGGAAAGGATGCCGTCGGTAAAGTCATCGCCATGTGGGATGAGCGATTCGAAGAATCCGTACGCCGCTATCTGCCATATCTGCCCGCCGACGAGGAACTCGCCGCCGACACCCCGCTGCGGGATTTCGGCCTCGACTCGCTGGCGACGGTGGAGCTGCTGTCCGCGCTGGAGGCCTCCTACGACGTCCGGTTCCAGGACGAGGCGCTGTCGCTGGCCACGTTCGAGACCCCGGAGGTGCTGTGGAAGACCCTGTCCCGGATCCGGGAGCAGGTGTAGCAGGCTGCGAAGACCGGCATCCGGCCCTGGTCGGCCCCGCCGGGCCTCGCATGGCGACCACGCGGCCGCGTCCTCCGGGGACGCGGCCGCATCACGTTCGGCGGCCTTCGCCATCGCCGCCGCCGCTGCCGTCGCCGCTGCCATCGCCGCCACCGCCGCCTCCCGGGATCTCGCGCGTCCTCAGCCCATGTCTAGCCCTCACACCAAGGCCCGGACCAGCCCCTTAGGGGCACCCCAGAGCCATGACAAGGGTGGTACAGACCTCCGGCGACCCCGACGCGAACCCCTA encodes the following:
- a CDS encoding AMP-binding protein, whose product is MEFPTEQTLPARFQRGLAVAPDRTALRHGEEAWTYRQLHERALIWAGALAAAEAKAVGVLATKGPEAYTGILAALYAGATVVPLRPDFPAARLAQMAEAAEADVVIADAGALPVLEQVCGGQGRAALVVGPDEAATPVDGLPFATLKADPAAALSEPREVTAEDVAYVLFTSGSTGRPKGVRLTHRGFAHYFSLLDARYDFAPTDVFSQVFDLNFDCSVFDLFCAWGAGAEFTTVPPQSFRALPEFLAERGVTVWFSTPSAIDLVRRTGGLVPGAMPGLRWSFFAGEALTCRDVEDWRRAAPAATVENLYGPTELTVTVSAYRWSDEQTPGIAVNGVVPIGAVHAGHDVLLLDADGNPAAEEGELCIAGPQMTSGYLDPADAPGRFLERNGLLYYRTGDRARRIGHDGTDLAYLGRLDSQIQVQGWRIEPAEVEHALRACGVQDAVVVGAPTDSGIVLVAYYTGEPHSAVDLVRGLREQLPIGAIPRRFTRIEQFPLSPNRKVDRGALTALAAAERDL
- a CDS encoding phosphopantetheine-binding protein, with the protein product MWDERFEESVRRYLPYLPADEELAADTPLRDFGLDSLATVELLSALEASYDVRFQDEALSLATFETPEVLWKTLSRIREQV